GTAGATTATTACAACCTTATTAGTACCTTGTTTATACATTGTaagaatatatattatgttgCATACACTATATACAGCTCAAGACAAATCATTGCACAGGACAAGACGTGATCAATCAAATAATGCACATGACTTTTTCATTTGCTGGATTCACCTTAATTTAATGAATACTTTACACATGAACACTGAGTactttcttgttatttttgtcaatatcattaaaaagattaaaagttttaaaaagtcttCTCAAatgatttttgtctgtttgtctttttttttttttaaacagcctCTGTTTATGACCTGCTTCTCATACAATCCTgtgtattgtatttaattttgcaGTGGTACATGCAAATTCATGATcattaaaactcttcagttgaTCACTGAagcattaaaaacagaatagCACAATGACTTTTTCTAGATTGTAAAAGTTTGTTCcaaaaattgcattattcataCAGAAAAGTTGCTTTACCCGTGTTTAGTTGTGTAACTAGGtttaataattaatcattttacCATATACTCAAGCCTGAGTGGTGGTAATGCTTTTTgcattaatgatgatgatgatggcccATTTCACTCTAGAGAGTGTTTgaatgtggatgtgtgtgagtCGCACATGCACATGTTGCTCCAACGTGCTGTTGTTCAGCCTTTTGCTCTCAGGCACCAACAGCCCTGTCAGATGGGCTCAGGTACCCCTGCATTATTCACAAAATATGTTCCAtatgtacaaccctgattccaaaaaagttgggacaaaacaaacaacacaaaaatgcagtaatttgcaaatcctttgcaacctacaatctgaatacagtacaaagacaagatagcTAACGCTTGAACTGGgaaactttttgtttgttgtgaatatatacactcattctgaatttgatgcattgttattgttttttttttttttacagaagaggatattgttaattttttttttttacaattggaCGGCAAATATGTCTGTTTGGTGAGCAATCATACCGAAAACTATCATTTGAGTGAAGGTGACTGTTTCAACCGTTAATTTATTTGCtacttttaacacatttttaaactgtttagTCAGTAGTGTTAGCTATCCATTTCAGCCGCTTATGCAACACTTTATGCTAACTATTTAAACGGTGCAagaatgcattttatttcaaaactcaatgtagttttaaaaaaacaacttaaaaaaaacctttttaaattatttaatgcaGAAGTTAAtagaaatgtacatttgtttacatatcatGCTCTTtcatacatgttttatattgGTAACTAAAAATTGCACAATTTgaataaacaagataaataagtagaggttgaaaaaaagagaaaaatgttctTAGAATCTtcatctgcaaagtaactaaagtcatcaaataaatgtagtggagtagaaggagataatatcataaaattaaaatacttaaattaaaatacctcaaaattatactcaaGTACTTGATTAAATGCACTTAGTCACTTTCCACTGCTGCTTTTTAATAGAAGAGGTTGATCAGGTGGATGTTGTTTTCTCTAAAACCACAGTGTCAATTCCTGCAATGGGTGTCACTGTCACATACTATCTGGGGCGATCACATGTGAGAATGACTGTGAAGATTCTGCCTGGTGTCAGAATAGCATCTTGACCATGTAAGCTGGTAAACCTAAAGCCAAGCATAGGTTTCACTTTCCCCTTCAGGCAAAGGAGAAACGAAACAGCTCATTTCCACTCATAGCTGCCACTTAATAACCCCCAACTCCTCCAACTGTGCTGTTATATTGCAAAATAAACCCTTAAGCAGACTTTTACATCAAAACATCTGTGATCtattaaaatattgaaatactttttttgctATCATGGCTACAAGTGtgctacctttttttttttctttacgtTTGCATTTTCATCATGGTCAGCACCTCTTCAATACTGATGTTTGCCACTTCACCTCATATTGGTATACTGTAATATAAGAGCATGTTGAGGGAAACCCCTTCATAGTCATCTTAGCAGAAAGCACCATCACAAAACAAACCAGTCAACCATTATCAAACGCACTTATAAAAGATGGAAGATTTGGATGTGTGTGCGGTTTGTGATAAAAGAGAAGTGATGCTGGCTAATTATAACTCAGACACCTGTTACTTTCATCTAATCACCTTAGAGCGGAGCCTCGGTGTTACACTCCTTTCAGTACTCAATCCAAACAGAACTCATAGCAGGACAAATCTCTCACGTGAACAATGTTCTTCCACCTGGTGAGTGTCACTTATATTTGTTCATATTCTGTATTGTATTATCAGTGTATTCATGTACTGTGGTGTGTCATTATTGCATTCATTAAGTAGTGATGTTGGCTTTAATCAGAAGGGCTGTAAACTATATTGAGAGATTGAAAACAAAGCGCTAGCATGTATCAGTTCCTAGGTGTTTTTATCAAGTATGTACATACCCATGTGCATGTGATTCTAGCAAGCATTTTCTCAGTAGCTAGTATCAGTTCTTCACCTGCACACATTTCTCAGTGAAACCCCTATGTTTCTGTACAGATGTGTGTTGCGCTGCTGAGCCTGTCCTGTTGCCCCTCCACATCGACAGCGAGCGTTTCTTACCCAAAAACTCTGCCGTGTGATGTTCGTGAGCCCCACAACGGGAGCTTTGTGACGGTGGACTGCACGGAAAGAAGCCTCAAAGATGTCCCACTTGGCATCCCCAGAGACACGACCAATCTGACACTCACCATCAACCACATTCCTCAATTAAACTCCACCTCCTTCCGCGGCCTGGAGAATCTGACTGAGATTGACATGAGGTGCAACTGTGTGCCCATTAAAATCGGGCCCAAGGACCGCATGTGCACTCAGAGTGTGGTAATAAAAGAAGACACTTTCACCAGCCTGAGGAAGCTGCGAGCACTGTATCTAGATGGCAATCAGCTGGGCAGTATACCTAAAGGCCTCCCTCCAAACCTGATCCTGCTGAGTTTGGAAGTGAACCGAATTTATGAGATTTTTAAAGCGAACCTCTCTGGGATCAGAAATATTCAGATGCTATACCTCAGTCAAAACTGCTACTACCGCAACCCATGTAACACTTCCTATTTTATAGAGAATGGTGCATTTTTACAGCTGAGTAATTTAACACTGTTATGTCTGAAGTCAAATAACTTATCCTATATTCCACATCTTCTTCCCACAAGTCTGAAGGAGCTGTACctctacaacaacaacattcaAAATGTTACAGATGAGGATTTTAAAAACCTAACTAACCTGGAGATTTTAGATATTAGCGGAAACTGTCCTCGATGTTACAACGCTCCTTACCCTTGCAACCCGTGCCCAAATAATTCCCCGCTTGAAATCAGCAAGGcggcttttaaaatgcttacaAAACTAAAGACGCTGCGGCTGCACAGTAACTCTCTGACGTGTGTGCCGTCTGAGTGGTTTACGAGCCTGACGGAGCTGAGAGTGCTTGATCTCTCACAGAACTTTTTAGCCAGAGAGATAGGAATGACCAAATTCCCACATTTCCTGGGCAAACTGGAGGAACTTGACCTTTCATTTAACTATGAGCTTCAGAAGTACCCCCAAACACTGAGGCTGAGCTGCAGTTTCTCCTCCCTCAAATCCCTTCGAATTCTTAGACTGAAGGGCTTTGTGTTTCAGCAGCTAACACCAAAGAGCATTGCTCCTTTAAAAAACCTTACACACTTGGAGGTTGTAGATCTTGGTACAAACTTTATTAAAATAGCAAATCTTAGTACTCTGATGGAattaaaaagctttaaaataatCAGTCTGGCTGGCAACAAAATATCTTCCCCCTCCGACGGCCAAGATGCTGTGGGTTCAGCTGGGGCAGAGCCCTTGTACTGGTCTCCCATGTTGGCGTCAGCTCAGTATCAAAGTAAGGAAGTGAGAGAGATTCATTACTTCAGATATGATGAATATGCACGCAGCTGCAAATACAAAGACAAAGAACTGGGAACTGTCACATCATttgttaaaaagaaatgcagTGAGTTTGGCAAAACCCTAGATGTGAGCGGAAACAACATATTCTTCCTCCATTCAAGATTTTTAAATCTTAGAGAGCTGCGGTGCCTAAATCTGTCCGGAAACGCAATGAGCCAAAGTCTGAACGGCTCTGAATTTAGCTACTTGACTAATTTACAATATCTAGACTTCTCCTCAAACCGACTGGACCTGCTCTACTCCACCGCGTTCCAAGAGCTGAAAAATCTGGTTGTCTTGGATATAAGTAGCAACAACCATTACTTTGAGTCCGAGGGCTTGACTCACATGCTTAATTTcacaaaaaatctgaaaaatctaaaaatattgCTTATGAACCACAACAAGATCTCCACCTCCACAAACACAGAGATGGAGAGTCAATCCCTCGAGAGGTTAGAGTTCAGAGATAACCGGTTAGATGTGTTGTGGAGAGACGGGGACACACGGTACGCTAGTTATTTCAAGAAATTATACAATCTGACCGTCCTCGACATCTCTCGCAACAACCTCCACTTTATTCCAAAGGAAGTGTTCAGCGGTCTGCCAGAAAAACTAACTGAGCTCCACATCCGAGACAACAAACTCAAAGATCAGGCCTTTGACTGGGAGAAACTACTATATCTACGCTATTTAGAAGTCTTAGATCTCAGTGCAAACAGCTTCACTTCAGTTCCACCCCAGCTGTCAAACTGTGCCAAATCTCTCAAAAAGCTCCTTTTACATAAAAATCAAATTGTAAAACTCACGCCAGATTTCCTCAAGGATGCCTTCACTTTAAAACATCTGGATCTCAGTTATAATCTCATAGAGCACATTGAGGAATCTAGCTTTCCAGATAATGTCGTTAATCAGATGGACATGCTGCTCCTGCACCGGAACACATTCATATGCTCTTGCAACGCCACTTGGTTTGTCAAATGGCTCATCAACACCACAGTGCGCATCCCCAGACTGGCCACGGATGTTACATGCGACCGCCCCGGGGCTCAAAAAGGTCATCCTGTGATCTCAGTGGACCTGCAGGCCTGCCAGCACAGCTACCTGTCAATCATCCTCTACACCCTCATGACATCCCTCTTCCTCAGCTTCCTCACCCTGTCAATCTGCAGCCATCTCTTCCTGTGGGACGTCTGGTACATCTACCACTTCTGCAGGGCAAAGCTCAAAGGCTACGGCCGCCTGTACTCCCAGTGCTCCGCCTATGATGCCTTTGTGATATACGACAAGGAGGATCCGGCGGTGACGGAGTGGGTGGTGAAGGAGATGTGCGCTCATCTGGAGGACCAGGGAGACCGCCGACTGACGCTGTGTCTGGAGGAACGGGACTGGATGCCCGGATGCCCCCTGATCGAAAACCTCTCCCAGAGCATCCACAACAGCAAGAGGACCGTGTTCATTCTCACCAGCAGATACATGAAGAGCGGAAACTTCAAGACGGCTTTCTACATTGCCCACCAAAGGTTAATGGACGAGAAGGATGATGTTATTGTGCTGATCTTCCTGGAGAAAGTACCCTGCAATTCAAAGTACCTGAGATTAAGAAAGAGACTGTATAAACGCTCCGTGCTGGAGTGGCCGAAAAACCCTCAGGCCCAGTTGTACTTCTGGTTCAGCCTGAGGAGTGTTTTAGCCACTGAAAGCCACAAACAATACAACAGCCTTTTCAAAGAGACACTGTAGAAATAGCATAGTGTTATACTTACTTCCTCCACTAATTGAATGTTTCTGGTATTGTGAACTTTGAACAATCTTCTATTTAAATGCGAGCAAAACAAACCTATTGTAATGTTAATGTATTTgaattgtgtgctttttttttattccctgtTTACTGTCAGGGAAAGGGGAACTTGCTGCCACTCTCTGCCATCTCCGCAGAGAATTatagttttcattttgtctgaGATGGCAACAAAACTGACAAGTTATCATGAAAAGGGGAAATGAAACAGAAGTACTTCTTCAATTCACATGCAACTTCTGTACCAGAGTTTTGATGCGAGATCCCGCCAGAGCGCCAGTTCACAGGATGTTTTAAGTTGTGGTGACTTCAGGAAACACCACTCAGGCATAGTTTTTTTACAATtagttaattttcattttaacagAAAGCAAAGTGCCATAACAGTCACCTGTTCTTCAAGGATCATGAAGAATCAATACGTTGAATGCAAAATGGTGAGTTACTGATACAAGTTTGTCTGTGCTTCAGTTAGCTTTGCTCTAGATTTACTGACTGAAAGTTAACTGAACATTTTACATGAGACTTCATTAGTGTGTTTCATTAATTCACTGGTTACTTGCATGTACCTTTTAATTTGAAGTTTCTGTAATTTCATCTATAATTATTTTGTGCTTCTGTGATTCATTTaactgtgtgtatatttattttgctCTGGAAAATCTGACTTATTGAAAATGGTTTATGCATTTTTTGAAAATGGAttgttttacagtaaataaagtacattaaagtttactcacaaaaacaaaagtaaagatATCATCTTTATTCTATCAGTATTATCTTCCATATTTCCATATTTGAAGTTACAGTTCACACCTTAGAAAGCAGCGGTCCGTCAGTGGACTAGTAATTACAAACAAACCCACAATGATAAATGATAGTTTTGAGATATGGCAGGCtggaaatattattaaaattattgtaatgaaacattttgaataGTTACATACCAGATGTTAACATGAGCGTATGGAGCTTTTagaggaataaataaattacttaaaaataatgtTGGATAATAagttattgaaatgaatgaatactgAGTTTTACTTTTGGAGCCTAACTTACTCTAGTGTGACCAGTAGTATTTGTCTCTGAAATTGCTAAATTAATTCACTGActtcattactttttattatatctGTTGCAGTAATTTTTGGTATCTAATAA
This sequence is a window from Centropristis striata isolate RG_2023a ecotype Rhode Island chromosome 10, C.striata_1.0, whole genome shotgun sequence. Protein-coding genes within it:
- the tlr7 gene encoding toll-like receptor 7 gives rise to the protein MCVALLSLSCCPSTSTASVSYPKTLPCDVREPHNGSFVTVDCTERSLKDVPLGIPRDTTNLTLTINHIPQLNSTSFRGLENLTEIDMRCNCVPIKIGPKDRMCTQSVVIKEDTFTSLRKLRALYLDGNQLGSIPKGLPPNLILLSLEVNRIYEIFKANLSGIRNIQMLYLSQNCYYRNPCNTSYFIENGAFLQLSNLTLLCLKSNNLSYIPHLLPTSLKELYLYNNNIQNVTDEDFKNLTNLEILDISGNCPRCYNAPYPCNPCPNNSPLEISKAAFKMLTKLKTLRLHSNSLTCVPSEWFTSLTELRVLDLSQNFLAREIGMTKFPHFLGKLEELDLSFNYELQKYPQTLRLSCSFSSLKSLRILRLKGFVFQQLTPKSIAPLKNLTHLEVVDLGTNFIKIANLSTLMELKSFKIISLAGNKISSPSDGQDAVGSAGAEPLYWSPMLASAQYQSKEVREIHYFRYDEYARSCKYKDKELGTVTSFVKKKCSEFGKTLDVSGNNIFFLHSRFLNLRELRCLNLSGNAMSQSLNGSEFSYLTNLQYLDFSSNRLDLLYSTAFQELKNLVVLDISSNNHYFESEGLTHMLNFTKNLKNLKILLMNHNKISTSTNTEMESQSLERLEFRDNRLDVLWRDGDTRYASYFKKLYNLTVLDISRNNLHFIPKEVFSGLPEKLTELHIRDNKLKDQAFDWEKLLYLRYLEVLDLSANSFTSVPPQLSNCAKSLKKLLLHKNQIVKLTPDFLKDAFTLKHLDLSYNLIEHIEESSFPDNVVNQMDMLLLHRNTFICSCNATWFVKWLINTTVRIPRLATDVTCDRPGAQKGHPVISVDLQACQHSYLSIILYTLMTSLFLSFLTLSICSHLFLWDVWYIYHFCRAKLKGYGRLYSQCSAYDAFVIYDKEDPAVTEWVVKEMCAHLEDQGDRRLTLCLEERDWMPGCPLIENLSQSIHNSKRTVFILTSRYMKSGNFKTAFYIAHQRLMDEKDDVIVLIFLEKVPCNSKYLRLRKRLYKRSVLEWPKNPQAQLYFWFSLRSVLATESHKQYNSLFKETL